From a single Lolium rigidum isolate FL_2022 chromosome 7, APGP_CSIRO_Lrig_0.1, whole genome shotgun sequence genomic region:
- the LOC124675572 gene encoding GTPase activating protein 1-like, whose protein sequence is MTSEAVPPGVLSVRLLRGINLVKRDADGSDPYVVVHLENQNLKTSVIKNTVNPVWNEELTLAVTNPATPIKIEVFDKDKLSKDDPMGDAQVDLEPLVQMARMDLEDIHSGTVVRTVRPHRGGTSSVCCLADESNIVWEEGQVVQDALIKLRNVATGIIHLQLRWVKIPAL, encoded by the exons ATGACGTCGGAGGCGGTGCCGCCCGGTGTGCTGAGCGTGCGGCTGCTGCGAGGCATCAACCTCGTGAAGCGTGACGCCGACGGCAGCGACCCCTACGTCGTGGTCCACCTCGAGAACCAGAACCTGAAGACGAGCGTGATAAAGAACACGGTGAACCCCGTCTGGAACGAGGAGCTCACCCTCGCCGTCACCAATCCGGCGACGCCGATCAAGATA GAGGTGTTCGACAAAGACAAGCTCAGCAAGGACGACCCAATGGGGGACGCGCAGGTGGACCTGGAGCCGCTGGTGCAGATGGCGAGGATGGACCTGGAGGACATCCATAGCGGCACCGTGGTGCGCACCGTGCGGCCTCACCGCGGCGGCACCTCCTCCGTCTGCTGCCTGGCGGACGAGAGCAACATCGTGTGGGAGGAAGGGCAGGTGGTGCAGGACGCGCTCATCAAGCTCAGGAACGTCGCCACCGGCATCATCCACCTCCAGCTCCGATGGGTCAAAATACCAGCCTTGTGA